The Cinclus cinclus chromosome 18, bCinCin1.1, whole genome shotgun sequence genome has a segment encoding these proteins:
- the GID8 gene encoding glucose-induced degradation protein 8 homolog — protein MSYAEKPDEITKDEWMEKLNNLHIQRADMNRLIMNYLVTEGFKEAAEKFRMESGIEPSVDLETLDERIKIREMILKGQIQEAIALINSLHPELLDTNRYLYFHLQQQHLIELIRQRETEAALEFAQTQLAEQGEESRECLTEMERTLALLAFDNPEESPFGDLLNMMQRQKVWSEVNQAVLDYENRESTPKLAKLLKLLLWAQNELDQKKVKYPKMTDLSKGTIEEPK, from the exons ATGAGTTATGCAGAAAAACCTGATGAAATCACAAAAGATGAATGGATGGAAAAGCTTAATAACTTACATATCCAGAGAGCAGACATGAACCGCCTTATCATGAACTACCTTGTCACAG AGGGCTttaaagaagcagcagagaaatttcGGATGGAGTCTGGAATTGAACCCAGTGTGGATTTAGAGACTCTggatgaaagaataaaaatccgTGAGATGATCTTGAAAGGACAGATCCAGGAAGCCATTGCATTGATAAACAGCCTCcatccagagctgctggatacCAACAGATATCTCTACTTTCATTTGCAG CAACAGCACTTGATTGAACTGATTCGGCAGCGTGAGacagaggcagctctggaatTTGCTCAGACCCAATTAGCAGAACAgggggaggagagcagggaatgcCTGACAGAAATGGAGCGCACGCTGGCTCTGCTTGCCTTTGATAATCCCGAAGAATCACCATTTGGAGACTTGCTGAACATGATGCAGCGACAGAAG gtatGGAGTGAGGTTAATCAAGCTGTTCTAGACTATGAAAATCGTGAATCAACACCCAAGTTGGCAAAATTACTGAAACTACTACTGTGGGCTCAGAATGAGCTGGACCAGAAGAAAGTGAAATACCCCAAAATGACAGACCTCAGCAAGGGGACGATTGAAGAGCCCAAGTAA